A portion of the Pleuronectes platessa chromosome 15, fPlePla1.1, whole genome shotgun sequence genome contains these proteins:
- the LOC128457570 gene encoding E3 ubiquitin/ISG15 ligase TRIM25-like: MAQQENLLNGERFCCSICLDLLKDPVTTVCGHSYCKSCINTHWDNGEERGSYSCPQCRQTFTPRPVLEKSTMLADLVEELKKTGLQAAPADHCYAGPEDVACDVCTGRKLKALKSCLVCLASYCEKHLQRHLHSAALKKHKLVEPSEKLQENICSRHDEVMKMFCRTDQQCICYLCSVEEHKDHYTVSAAAERTERQRELGLRRLTIQQRVQDTEKDVKLLQQEEMAVNGSADKAVEDSEEIFTELIRLLEKRSSDVRQQIRSQQQTEVSRVRELQERLEQEITELKRKDHELKQLSDTEDHNQFLHNYPSLSPLSGSDHSSSIRIRPLRNFEDVTAAVSQVRGRLQDILSETETEILQIVSQVDVLLTQPEPETRADFLKYSQTGSLIGLRS; this comes from the exons atggcgcagcaagAAAATCTACTGAACGGAGAAAGATTCTGCTGTTCaatctgtctggatctactgaaggatccggtgactactgtctgtggacacagctactgtaagagctgtattaacacccactgggacaatggggaggagagaggaagctacagctgtcctcagtgtagacagaccttcacaccgaggcctgtcctggagaaaagcaccatgttagctgatttagtggaggagctgaagaagactggactccaagctgctcctgctgatcactgctatgctggacctgaagatgtggcctgtgatgtctgcactgggagaaaactgaaagctctcaagtcctgtttggtttgtttggcctcttattgtgaaaaacacctccagcgtCATCTTCATTCAGCTGcattgaagaagcacaagctggtggagccctcggagaagctccaggagaacatctgctctcgtcacgacgaggtgatgaagatgttctgccgcactgatcagcagtgtatctgttatctctgctctgtggaggaacataaagaccactacacagtgtcagctgcagcagaaaggactgagaggcagagagagctcgggctgaggagactaaccatccagcagagagtccaggacacagagaaagacgtgaagctgcttcaacaggaggagatggccgtcaatggctctgctgataaagcagtggaggacagtgaggagatcttcactgagctgattcgtctgctggagaaaagaagctctgatgtgaggcagcagatcagatcccagcagcaaactgaagtgagtcgagtcagagagcttcaggagagactggagcaggagatcactgagctgaagaggaaagaccatgaactgaagcagctctcagacactgAGGaccacaaccagtttctacacaactacccctcactgtcaccactcagtggatctgatcactcatccagcatcaggatccgtcctctgaggaactttgaggacgtgacagcagctgtgtcccaggtcagaggtcgactacaggacattctgagtgagacagagactgagattttacagattgtgtctcaagtggatgttttgctaacacaaccagagccagagaccagagctgacttcttaaaatattcacag ACAGGTTCACTGATTGgcctcaggtcctga